DNA from Marinoscillum sp. 108:
TAATCAAATCTTGGATAACACCTTTCTCCTTTTCGAAATTTTCAGGTTTCTCAAAACTCACTATGGTAAACCTATGAATCCCCATAGCTTCCACCCCTAAAATATAAGGAAGTACCTGAGACTGTCCCAGTGGATCTGTAAGACCATCATAGGTCAAATACACCACATGCTTTCTCATTTGATGCCTCGCACTACACTCACATGATTTTGACCCCCAGAATAAGGAACCACTTCTCCCTCTATTTCGCTCAGTCCCCCTTTTCTAAAGGTATCAATTACCTCTTCCATCTTAAGTGGATTATCGAAGGCCGGTGAAAGCATGTTAAATGTATCCAATACCACCCATTGCCTCAGTTTTTCTTTAGCCAACCCTTTGGGAATTGTATTGTCAATATCACAGATAGGCAGAAACCTGTTTACAGCACGGTTGAGTCCAAGACGAGAGAAAAAGCGATAGGTTTTCATCAACCAATCAATATTGTTCTCGATGGCCTTCAATAGCCTTTCATTTGATAATTTCGATGTGTAAGGTCTAAGAATGTATTTGGCATGGATCTTCGTCCACCAGCCCTTCTTAGGAAAAAAGTCTACTACTAATTGCCCACCTGGCTTCAACACCTTTATCAGGGATTGGAGTGAAGAAATAGGATCAGGTGTAAACTGCAATACACCAAAACAAAAAATATAGTCAAATGAATCTTCAGCAAAGGGCATTTCATAAATGCTGGCCTGAAATAGATGAAGACGATCATTCGGACCATTCATCCTATAATTGGCAGACACGGAATCAGAATAGTCAAAACTATATAACTCAGCTTCGGTCTCGTTCAAAATCACCGAAGTAAATCTTCCGGCTCCACATCCCGCCTCCAGTACTATTTTACCCTTCAACTGTGCCGGTGTCCATTTTGTAGCTTTAAAAAAACGCTCTGATGTGATTCCGCTTCCCGAAAGGGTATCTACCTGCAAATCCCCAAACTTGTTCCATTGAAAGCCGAAATTACTAGTGTAATTCTCCGGTTCTACAAATCTATAGGCTCCGCTTACCAGTTCAAATTCCTTTCCTGTTTCATCAATCAGGTGATTCTCCCGAAGTGTAAGTCTTTCGGATGTGTTTGGGTTTATTAATTGCATTTGATTATTAGAATCTCTTGCGAAGATAAACAAACAGCACCGACGGTGTATTAATCAAGGACCTTAAAAGAAAATGGAGTGACCTTAAGAAACGTGTATCATCCTTGATATAACAAAGACAAAGCGTCAAAAACAATTTAGCCTTACTCCTCCTCAACGCTTTTTTGTTTCTCCAGACTCCAAGAGTTTGTAACTTATCAAACGAAGTACTCATGTCTTTCTCCATCTGACCTATGTTACTATGCATCTGATTTTGATGAAGTCTGTATTTAGTATAAGGCGAGCCCAGAAATCCAAAAGGAGTTACTAATGCCATCCTCACCCACATATCCCAGTCCGCAGATACTGAAAGTCGTTCGTCAAACAGACCAGTCGCTGCAAGGAGTTTCCTTCGCACAAGGACACTAGAGGGACTATGAATTACCGTTGTATCCAACAAAAGTAACTCCGAAAGAACTGTACCTCCCAGTCCTGACGACACCCTTTGGTGCGCTCCAGTATTACCATCAAAAATGATTTCAGGAGCATGTACCAAATCCATATCAAGGTGCTCCCTCAAAAAACCAATCTTCACCGAAAGGTTTTCGGGCATGAAAAGATCATCTGCATCTAAAAAGGCGATGAACTCCCCTCTCGCCATCCCTATACCAAAATTCCGGGCATGACTCACCCCACAGTTTTTGGTTCTGAAATACCTCAATCTTGCATCACTGCATTGCGCTACGACATCC
Protein-coding regions in this window:
- a CDS encoding class I SAM-dependent methyltransferase codes for the protein MQLINPNTSERLTLRENHLIDETGKEFELVSGAYRFVEPENYTSNFGFQWNKFGDLQVDTLSGSGITSERFFKATKWTPAQLKGKIVLEAGCGAGRFTSVILNETEAELYSFDYSDSVSANYRMNGPNDRLHLFQASIYEMPFAEDSFDYIFCFGVLQFTPDPISSLQSLIKVLKPGGQLVVDFFPKKGWWTKIHAKYILRPYTSKLSNERLLKAIENNIDWLMKTYRFFSRLGLNRAVNRFLPICDIDNTIPKGLAKEKLRQWVVLDTFNMLSPAFDNPLKMEEVIDTFRKGGLSEIEGEVVPYSGGQNHVSVVRGIK
- a CDS encoding glycosyltransferase, with amino-acid sequence MSNLLNPDVSVIVPCYNGEDYISETIQSVLDQSYESLELIIVDDGSLDRTGDVVAQCSDARLRYFRTKNCGVSHARNFGIGMARGEFIAFLDADDLFMPENLSVKIGFLREHLDMDLVHAPEIIFDGNTGAHQRVSSGLGGTVLSELLLLDTTVIHSPSSVLVRRKLLAATGLFDERLSVSADWDMWVRMALVTPFGFLGSPYTKYRLHQNQMHSNIGQMEKDMSTSFDKLQTLGVWRNKKALRRSKAKLFLTLCLCYIKDDTRFLRSLHFLLRSLINTPSVLFVYLRKRF